Proteins encoded within one genomic window of Brockia lithotrophica:
- a CDS encoding helix-turn-helix transcriptional regulator, whose protein sequence is MRRDRLHRIMFLVETLRRGGRRWTIRALAEAYRDAVGLDRPPSERQLYRDLELLRDDWKAPIEFDRRHKTYRLTDSTWVPPLSAARLTAGEALALFLALRSIESMEMHIFRDSLRALQEKLPYLLPEEMGIQEYERLRKSLSFGFPITRGDPNHVLNYLQLFEEAIGPRRVVHMRYFSMYRGEETERDVEPLHLRYYEGVWYLAAYCHLRGEVRTFALDRVRHAEITDRPFSSPVADTFDPDSYFNESWRIERDREKVAVVVHFYPPASRYVRERAWHPGQTVLADDGESLVLRFEVLGTNEIRRWLLQYGSQAEVLEPAEFREELRREAEEMCRRYAAPRDSGHLGGQIART, encoded by the coding sequence GTGCGCCGCGATCGCCTGCACCGAATCATGTTCCTTGTGGAGACCCTGCGTCGGGGAGGGAGGCGCTGGACCATTCGCGCCCTCGCCGAAGCGTACCGTGACGCGGTGGGCCTCGACCGCCCACCCTCAGAGCGTCAACTCTATCGCGATCTTGAACTCCTTCGGGACGACTGGAAGGCTCCCATCGAATTCGATCGTAGGCACAAGACCTATCGCCTCACGGATTCTACGTGGGTGCCACCACTGTCTGCGGCACGGCTCACCGCGGGAGAGGCCCTCGCCCTCTTCCTCGCCCTTCGGTCGATCGAAAGCATGGAGATGCACATCTTTCGCGACTCTCTCCGTGCGCTCCAGGAAAAGCTACCGTACCTCCTACCGGAAGAGATGGGCATTCAGGAGTACGAAAGACTTCGGAAATCTTTAAGTTTCGGGTTTCCCATCACGCGCGGAGACCCGAACCACGTGCTGAACTACCTACAGCTCTTTGAAGAGGCCATCGGCCCAAGGCGCGTGGTTCACATGCGCTACTTCTCCATGTATCGCGGAGAGGAGACGGAACGCGACGTCGAACCCTTGCACCTCCGCTACTACGAGGGCGTGTGGTACCTTGCCGCGTACTGCCACCTTCGCGGGGAAGTGCGCACCTTTGCTTTGGACCGGGTTCGCCATGCGGAAATCACCGATCGGCCCTTTTCCTCACCCGTGGCAGATACCTTCGATCCCGATTCGTACTTCAACGAATCGTGGAGAATCGAACGCGACCGAGAGAAGGTGGCCGTGGTCGTCCACTTCTATCCTCCCGCCTCCCGCTACGTGCGCGAGCGTGCGTGGCATCCCGGACAAACCGTCCTCGCAGACGACGGCGAATCCCTCGTCCTTCGGTTTGAGGTTCTAGGGACAAACGAGATTCGCCGGTGGCTCCTTCAGTACGGGTCTCAGGCCGAAGTCTTGGAACCCGCGGAATTTCGTGAGGAACTTCGTCGGGAAGCCGAGGAGATGTGCCGAAGGTACGCGGCACCGCGGGATTCGGGACACCTGGGGGGGCAAATTGCTAGGACGTAA
- a CDS encoding prepilin peptidase, translating into MVALWGVFFFFLVGLGLALGSFFTASARRILDGVSLFFPRSRCPVCGHPLSARDLVPVVSYVLQGGRCRACGVRISPLYPFGESLTLFLILWLAWHELSRVAHAYGMTPVAYLARFSPEDFLRLWPSWWPEVLGGILLAGVVTAVTLTDLWEMRIPFRLSGYALLATYAYRAAVDPNSLPAAVLGSAAFTFVFFLVYLVSRGGLGFGDVVFAAVLGGFFGPGGILPIILLASLAGLLYALPLLALGKRTRKDPIPFGPFLAAAAWVWFLYGEALGEWYGGLFVGS; encoded by the coding sequence GTGGTCGCTTTGTGGGGGGTGTTTTTCTTCTTTCTCGTCGGGTTGGGGCTCGCGTTGGGGTCGTTTTTCACCGCGTCTGCACGGAGGATTTTGGACGGCGTGAGCCTCTTTTTTCCCCGCTCCCGCTGCCCCGTCTGCGGGCATCCCCTCTCCGCACGCGACCTCGTCCCCGTTGTGAGCTACGTCCTGCAAGGCGGACGGTGCCGCGCCTGCGGCGTCCGCATTTCCCCCCTTTATCCGTTTGGAGAATCTCTCACCCTCTTTCTCATCCTCTGGCTTGCCTGGCACGAACTCTCTCGGGTCGCCCATGCGTACGGCATGACCCCGGTCGCATATCTCGCGAGGTTTAGTCCAGAGGATTTTCTCCGGCTTTGGCCGTCGTGGTGGCCGGAAGTTCTCGGGGGGATTCTTCTCGCGGGCGTGGTGACTGCCGTGACGCTCACAGACCTCTGGGAGATGCGGATCCCCTTTCGCTTAAGCGGGTATGCGCTTCTTGCGACGTACGCGTACCGCGCGGCGGTCGACCCGAACTCGCTTCCCGCGGCGGTTTTGGGTTCCGCGGCGTTCACCTTCGTCTTTTTTCTCGTATACCTCGTGAGCCGCGGGGGTTTGGGATTTGGCGATGTGGTCTTCGCCGCAGTTCTCGGTGGCTTCTTCGGCCCGGGCGGGATCCTGCCGATAATCCTCCTCGCTTCTCTTGCGGGACTTCTCTACGCCCTCCCTCTCCTCGCCTTGGGAAAGAGGACGAGGAAGGACCCCATCCCCTTCGGCCCCTTCCTCGCCGCCGCCGCGTGGGTGTGGTTTTTGTACGGAGAAGCCCTTGGGGAGTGGTACGGGGGGCTCTTCGTGGGGAGCTAG
- the mqnC gene encoding cyclic dehypoxanthinyl futalosine synthase, with translation MGAIDGILEKPFRGERLELEDIVRLLESDEVEKIGYAAHRMMLRLHPEFPLTTFVVGRNINYSNVCDTHCLFCAFARPKGHPEAYVLTREEILEKVRELVDVGGTEVLMQGGTHPDLGIAFYEDLLRTIKRHYPNVHLHSLSVVEVRRMAERDGLSVHDVLRRLKAAGLDSLPGAGAEILDDRTRLFVSRKKGSWRLWIETMEAAHEVGLHTTATMVIGLGESLEERALHLLRLRDSQDRARARGFTGYLAFILWTFQPEHTRLALLGYDSRVSPEEYLKNVAVARLALDNIPNFQASWVTMGPEIGVRSLDYGINDMGSTMMEENVVSAAGTVHAVTTNYLIDLIRSAGRLPAQRNTFYEILRVFSPGEYAERDFVYQAHKA, from the coding sequence GTGGGCGCGATCGACGGGATCTTGGAAAAGCCGTTTCGCGGGGAGAGGCTGGAGCTGGAAGACATCGTCCGGCTCCTCGAGTCGGACGAAGTGGAGAAAATCGGGTACGCCGCCCATCGAATGATGCTCCGCCTTCACCCCGAGTTTCCTCTTACGACGTTCGTCGTCGGCCGAAACATCAACTATTCCAACGTCTGCGACACCCACTGCCTGTTTTGCGCCTTCGCCCGGCCTAAGGGTCATCCAGAAGCCTACGTACTCACCCGCGAGGAAATCCTCGAGAAGGTACGGGAGCTTGTCGACGTAGGAGGAACCGAGGTCCTCATGCAGGGAGGGACGCACCCCGATCTCGGAATCGCCTTCTACGAGGATCTCCTGCGCACCATCAAGAGGCACTACCCGAACGTGCACCTGCATTCCCTTTCCGTTGTCGAGGTGCGGCGGATGGCGGAACGGGACGGCCTCTCCGTCCACGACGTCCTAAGGCGACTGAAGGCGGCGGGTCTCGATTCCCTTCCGGGAGCCGGTGCGGAAATTCTAGACGACCGGACGCGTCTCTTCGTGAGCCGGAAGAAGGGGTCGTGGCGCCTTTGGATCGAGACCATGGAAGCGGCCCACGAAGTGGGGTTGCACACGACGGCCACGATGGTCATCGGCCTCGGGGAGTCTCTGGAGGAACGCGCTCTGCACCTCCTCCGTCTCCGCGACTCGCAGGACCGCGCCCGCGCCCGCGGCTTTACGGGGTACCTCGCCTTCATCCTTTGGACGTTCCAGCCGGAACACACACGCCTCGCGCTGCTCGGGTACGACTCTCGGGTTTCTCCGGAGGAATACCTCAAGAACGTCGCCGTCGCCCGCCTCGCCTTAGACAACATCCCCAACTTCCAGGCGTCCTGGGTGACGATGGGCCCGGAGATTGGTGTCCGTTCCCTCGACTACGGGATCAACGACATGGGTTCGACGATGATGGAAGAAAACGTCGTTTCCGCCGCCGGAACCGTGCACGCGGTGACGACGAACTACCTCATCGACCTCATTCGAAGCGCCGGGCGCCTGCCCGCGCAGCGCAACACGTTTTACGAAATCCTCCGCGTCTTTTCTCCCGGAGAGTACGCGGAGCGCGACTTCGTCTACCAGGCCCATAAGGCGTAG
- a CDS encoding ATP-binding protein — MGLTPLSQILSRYPEFARRLGSAVERDRELLRHPKVQEWMARLSLEEAEVLAASTEWWTWLEEEDACAACPGLERCPHRLKGYRAIPTREEGRFFFRYEPCAEWHKATDAKRRRRLFRLIGVPEEFRDVRFSDAEEDDGNREALRAVRKFVEDFPRTRGLYLYGTFGVGKSFLAACAANELVERGHSVYFVYVPSLVLELRASLDGGEFLPKLAELVQADLLILDDIGAENATAWVRDEILMPLLQGRTQAGRPILFTSNLSLQDLLENYLLGASDIEAGKVYRLVERIRSYADVYHVKGRNRRMRK, encoded by the coding sequence GTGGGTCTCACCCCGCTGTCGCAAATTCTCTCCCGTTATCCCGAATTCGCCCGCCGCTTGGGATCCGCCGTCGAGCGCGATCGGGAGCTCCTTCGCCACCCAAAGGTGCAGGAGTGGATGGCCCGCCTGTCCCTCGAGGAGGCCGAGGTACTCGCCGCGTCTACGGAATGGTGGACGTGGCTCGAGGAAGAGGACGCTTGTGCTGCCTGCCCGGGATTGGAGCGCTGCCCGCACAGGCTCAAGGGATACCGCGCCATCCCAACGCGAGAAGAGGGCCGGTTCTTCTTCCGCTACGAACCTTGCGCGGAGTGGCATAAGGCGACGGATGCGAAGAGGCGGCGGAGGCTATTTCGCCTGATCGGCGTGCCGGAGGAGTTCCGCGATGTGCGCTTCTCCGATGCCGAAGAAGACGACGGAAACCGTGAGGCACTGCGTGCCGTACGCAAGTTCGTGGAGGACTTTCCTCGAACCCGCGGGCTCTACCTGTACGGGACGTTCGGCGTGGGGAAGAGCTTCCTCGCGGCGTGTGCGGCGAACGAGCTCGTGGAACGCGGCCACTCGGTGTACTTCGTGTACGTTCCCAGCCTCGTCCTCGAGCTCCGCGCATCTTTGGACGGCGGGGAATTCCTGCCCAAACTTGCGGAGCTCGTGCAGGCGGACCTCCTCATCCTCGACGACATCGGGGCGGAGAACGCTACGGCTTGGGTGCGGGACGAGATCCTCATGCCCCTCCTTCAGGGGCGCACGCAGGCGGGCAGGCCGATCCTCTTCACGTCGAACCTCTCGCTTCAGGACCTTTTGGAAAACTACCTCCTCGGTGCGAGCGACATCGAGGCGGGGAAGGTCTACCGACTCGTCGAGCGCATCCGTTCGTACGCCGACGTCTACCACGTAAAGGGGAGAAACCGCAGGATGCGGAAGTAG
- a CDS encoding DnaD domain protein, with protein sequence MGETRVAPTPFTVLRQRPLGEEDLRNLLALYVPFLGAEAFTLYLYWAHAAAEGEENVHAELFAHLRLAEEEFLRARRRLEGVGLLRTFLREPEGGLLYLLLPPLVPHEFLASDVLPALLRRAVGEERFRAMFRSYDVPPDPRNFGREVTASFGEAYPEYDLRNLIEALEAFGKRKRRRGKLGESGSAVSLPAEPISLHLVEDLAEGSAISGRSADEVRGKAGEPAAESGLTLVPRSKDEVLANFKTISPYDLLRHYQGVTELSPADRRLVDDLLYIYRLPSEVVNMLIDYVLLVKDKTFPRAFTEKVAATFARQGIRTAEEAYAFLRRYRRYHWKNRVPRAASVAGNAGSEGQGRADASDSGNRSRGTRGRSGRRQNPVRVPAYIRLEDVLGEDLSSPDSPGLEPSPGDA encoded by the coding sequence GTGGGGGAGACCCGCGTCGCTCCGACTCCGTTTACCGTCCTGCGCCAGCGGCCCTTGGGGGAAGAAGACCTTCGCAACCTCTTGGCGCTGTATGTCCCCTTTCTCGGGGCGGAGGCTTTCACCCTCTACCTCTATTGGGCGCACGCGGCCGCCGAAGGGGAAGAGAACGTACACGCCGAGCTTTTCGCGCACCTCCGGCTCGCGGAAGAAGAGTTCCTTCGGGCGCGGCGGCGGCTAGAAGGGGTAGGGCTTCTGCGGACCTTTCTCCGAGAACCTGAGGGCGGGCTTTTGTACCTCCTCCTTCCGCCCCTCGTGCCCCACGAGTTTTTGGCGAGCGACGTCTTACCCGCCCTTCTTCGACGGGCCGTAGGCGAAGAGCGTTTTCGCGCCATGTTTCGTTCGTATGACGTTCCTCCCGATCCGCGGAACTTCGGCCGCGAGGTCACGGCGTCGTTCGGCGAGGCGTACCCGGAGTACGACCTGCGCAACCTCATCGAGGCGCTCGAGGCGTTCGGCAAGCGAAAGCGGCGGCGGGGGAAGTTGGGCGAAAGCGGAAGCGCGGTTTCCCTTCCCGCCGAACCGATCTCCCTCCACCTCGTCGAAGATCTGGCGGAGGGCTCGGCGATTTCGGGGCGGTCGGCCGACGAAGTCCGGGGTAAGGCCGGGGAACCTGCGGCCGAAAGCGGGCTCACGCTCGTGCCTCGGAGCAAAGACGAGGTCTTGGCGAACTTCAAGACCATCTCCCCCTACGACCTCCTGCGCCACTACCAAGGGGTCACCGAGTTGTCGCCCGCGGATCGGCGGCTCGTAGACGACTTGTTGTACATATACCGCCTTCCCTCCGAAGTCGTGAACATGCTCATCGACTACGTCCTCCTCGTCAAGGACAAGACGTTTCCTCGGGCCTTTACGGAAAAGGTGGCCGCAACGTTCGCCCGTCAGGGGATCCGAACGGCGGAGGAGGCCTACGCCTTTCTTCGCCGCTACCGCCGCTACCATTGGAAGAACCGGGTGCCGAGGGCCGCGTCAGTCGCCGGCAATGCGGGTTCCGAAGGGCAGGGGCGCGCGGATGCCTCCGACTCGGGAAACCGCTCTCGCGGGACGCGCGGGCGAAGCGGACGCCGGCAAAATCCGGTTCGCGTCCCGGCGTACATCCGTCTGGAGGACGTCCTAGGAGAAGATCTCTCGTCGCCCGATTCCCCCGGCCTCGAGCCTTCGCCCGGAGACGCGTAA
- the nrdR gene encoding transcriptional regulator NrdR: protein MRCPFCGYADTEVLETRHFSGGAQIRRKRRCKQCGRTFLTLETAALMLPRVIKRDGTREEFDDQKILRGLQRAAAKRPIPEDTLEEIVEKVKQRFLQEGLREVSSERIGEEVLRHLKDVDFVAYIRFASVYRKFETLHEFLEELRNLLGRDICRDA from the coding sequence TTGCGTTGTCCCTTTTGTGGGTACGCGGATACCGAGGTTCTGGAAACGCGGCACTTTTCGGGCGGCGCCCAAATTCGGCGCAAACGGCGGTGCAAGCAGTGCGGCCGCACGTTCCTCACGCTAGAGACGGCCGCCCTAATGCTCCCGCGCGTCATTAAGCGCGACGGGACCCGTGAGGAGTTCGACGATCAGAAGATCTTGCGCGGCCTGCAGCGGGCGGCGGCCAAGCGCCCCATTCCCGAAGATACCCTAGAAGAAATCGTCGAAAAGGTCAAGCAGCGCTTTTTGCAGGAAGGTCTGCGGGAGGTCTCGAGCGAACGCATCGGCGAAGAAGTCCTGCGCCACCTCAAAGACGTGGACTTCGTGGCCTACATCCGCTTTGCCAGCGTGTACCGGAAGTTCGAAACCCTGCACGAGTTTCTCGAGGAGCTCCGCAACCTCCTGGGGCGCGACATCTGCCGAGACGCCTAG
- the thrS gene encoding threonine--tRNA ligase, which translates to MAFVLLPDGRSLDVPEGATAMDVAKLISPSLAKKAVAPLAKRPFAALAKKAVAAEVDGRLVDLTAPVPSGAKVRIVTWDDPEGLEVLRHTTAHVLAQALLRLYPGTKLAVGAATEDGFFYDVEPPTPLSAEDLPRIEEEMRRIVAEDLPIRRREVSREEAEAIFRERGETYKLELLRDIPEGETISVYEQGEFVDLCRGPHLPSTGRLKAFKLLSVSGAYFRGDPKNPMLTRIAGTAFPTEEELKRHLKRLEEMRERDHRKLGRELKYFTFSPEVGQGLPLWLPNGATVRRIVERYIVDKELERGYLHVYTPVLANTELYKISGHWDHYHENMYPPMVIDHEELVLRPMNCPHHMMIYKSETRSYRDLPLRIAELGMMFRYEASGALTGLHRVRGMTLNDAHIFVTPEQIEEEIRGVIELILEVYRDFGIKDYWFRLSLRDPADKESFVDNDAMWEIAEAHLRRALDSLGIPYREAVGEAAFYGPKLDVQVQTATGKDETLSTVQVDFYLPERFALEYVGPDGAPHRPVVIHRGVVGTMERFVAFLLEYTKGAMPLWLAPIQVAVLTLTDAEIPYAREVDDRLRRAGFRTKLDVRNEKLGYKIREAEVEKIPYILVVGKKEAETGTVAVRRRGRVDEGVHALDAFLERLKAEVAARGGSELAPES; encoded by the coding sequence ATGGCCTTCGTGCTTCTCCCCGATGGACGCTCCCTCGACGTCCCCGAAGGGGCAACCGCAATGGACGTCGCCAAGCTCATCTCTCCGAGCCTCGCCAAGAAGGCGGTCGCCCCTCTCGCCAAGAGGCCGTTCGCCGCTCTCGCCAAGAAGGCGGTCGCCGCTGAAGTGGACGGCCGCCTCGTCGACCTCACGGCCCCCGTTCCCTCAGGGGCGAAGGTGCGGATCGTCACCTGGGACGATCCTGAGGGCCTCGAGGTCCTTCGGCATACGACGGCACACGTACTCGCCCAAGCTTTGCTCCGCCTGTATCCGGGAACGAAGCTCGCCGTAGGTGCCGCGACGGAGGACGGGTTTTTTTACGACGTAGAGCCCCCGACGCCCCTATCCGCCGAAGACCTTCCGCGCATCGAGGAAGAAATGCGCCGCATCGTCGCGGAAGACCTCCCCATCCGTCGGCGGGAAGTCTCCCGAGAAGAGGCAGAGGCGATCTTCCGGGAACGGGGGGAGACGTATAAGCTCGAGCTGCTCCGGGACATCCCGGAGGGAGAGACGATCTCCGTCTACGAACAGGGCGAATTCGTCGATCTGTGCCGGGGGCCCCACCTCCCGTCTACCGGGCGGCTCAAGGCGTTTAAGCTCCTGTCCGTTTCCGGAGCCTACTTCCGCGGAGATCCCAAAAACCCCATGCTCACCCGCATCGCGGGAACGGCGTTCCCCACGGAGGAAGAACTGAAGCGGCACCTCAAGCGGCTCGAGGAGATGCGGGAACGCGACCACCGGAAGCTCGGTAGGGAACTCAAGTACTTCACGTTCAGCCCCGAAGTGGGGCAGGGACTCCCCCTCTGGCTTCCGAACGGGGCTACCGTACGTCGAATCGTCGAGCGCTACATCGTGGACAAGGAGTTGGAACGGGGGTACCTCCACGTGTACACCCCCGTCCTCGCAAACACCGAACTGTACAAGATCTCCGGCCACTGGGACCACTACCACGAAAACATGTACCCGCCCATGGTGATCGACCACGAGGAGCTCGTCCTTCGCCCCATGAACTGCCCGCACCACATGATGATCTACAAGAGCGAGACGCGGAGCTACCGCGACCTTCCCCTCCGCATCGCCGAACTTGGAATGATGTTTCGCTACGAAGCCTCGGGCGCGCTCACCGGCCTCCACCGCGTCCGCGGCATGACGCTCAACGACGCGCACATCTTCGTCACTCCCGAGCAGATCGAAGAGGAAATCCGCGGGGTGATCGAGCTCATCCTCGAGGTGTACCGCGACTTTGGGATCAAGGACTACTGGTTCCGCCTGTCCTTGCGCGACCCGGCGGACAAGGAGAGCTTCGTGGACAACGACGCGATGTGGGAGATCGCCGAAGCCCACCTCCGGCGTGCCCTCGACTCCCTCGGGATCCCCTACCGCGAAGCCGTAGGCGAAGCGGCGTTTTACGGTCCGAAGCTCGACGTCCAGGTGCAAACGGCCACGGGCAAAGACGAGACGCTTTCCACGGTTCAGGTGGACTTCTACCTACCGGAGCGCTTTGCCCTCGAGTACGTGGGACCGGACGGTGCCCCCCACCGTCCCGTGGTGATCCACCGGGGTGTCGTGGGGACGATGGAGCGCTTCGTCGCCTTCCTCCTCGAGTACACGAAGGGCGCGATGCCCCTCTGGTTGGCCCCGATCCAGGTCGCCGTCCTCACGCTCACGGATGCGGAGATCCCGTACGCCCGGGAGGTAGATGACCGCCTCCGCCGCGCAGGCTTCCGAACCAAGCTCGACGTGCGCAACGAAAAGCTCGGGTACAAGATCCGCGAGGCCGAGGTGGAAAAGATCCCCTACATCCTCGTGGTCGGCAAAAAGGAAGCGGAGACAGGAACCGTCGCCGTGCGCAGGCGCGGGCGCGTAGACGAAGGCGTACACGCCCTCGACGCCTTCCTCGAACGCCTGAAGGCGGAAGTCGCCGCGCGCGGCGGATCCGAGCTCGCGCCGGAATCGTGA